GAAAACATAGAACTGGATGTCTAATCGGATGCATAAGGAAGTTACAAAGTTGGTCCTTAACAATGATTTTCGATGAATACAGAAGATTTGCTTTTCCCAAAGCAAGAGCCTTAGATCAGCAATTTATCGAGATGTATGATGACgacaaaatcaaaagtaTAGCAACACAAAACAAATGGCTCCCGTTACAATGGTAATACGCATATGCCATTggatataataaaattcaATAAGTACTCACTCGTATATACTTTTTTCCGgataaagtaaataaaaatatgttTCATTAAATTCTTTTAAACTTCTATAATTCAGCAATTGTCTAACATATATTTAACCTAACGCCACATAAATTTCATGCAATAGAgaaaaaaagtaaatatAACACATACAGATGCAGTTACATGGAGTAAACTTTTCAGTTATGCTTGCATCATACCATAAATGTTAACAATGCGATTTGTTGACACAATTAGAGATGATACGCTAATGTGGTTAATCTATTGGCAAAATATGCATTTTAGATCCGTGAAGTCATGCAAATCACAGTTGTTAGATACTGGTCTATCAAAATAGAGTGCCCTAATGATTTGCCTTACATTGTATAAGCCAACCATTCCAAGAATATTCAACCACCTACGTTGGTATAAAAccaaaaaacaataaatattacTTGAATTTAATAAGTCCTAATGATATAGGAATATATTCAACATTTACTGATTCTGCTGTTGATGGTGCCTTTCAAAATCATTTCTCACCATTTcctctttctcttcaatGTTGAATAGTTGGTATAGCTCTACCTCTCCCTTCTTCAAATGTGTCACATCCAtccatttttcaaaacaaaatgtgATAGTATCTTCTACCTCAGCCGGTTTACTAGGACATCTACAACGACAACCGCTACCCCCTTCAATTGGAGTATCATATCTAGTCCAGGAGCTCCTCTTGTATTTCTTATTAGCGGGCTTGTATTGGAATTCGTTTAAATCAGGTGAGTTCTTTGGACAATGTTTCAAAATGGAATGCATATACCCAATATCTCTAAAATAATGTATATCGTCTACGTCTAGAGTCAATGCTAATCCAATAGAATGTACTGGTGCATCCCCCCAACGTTCTTTCCAAAAACCACCACTAGCTTCTAAATATTGGAAATAACTGTTGTAGACTTCGTTATCAAAAACATCCAATCTTGCTATCTCGAAGTTTGACCAGAAATGACATAAATTATATTCTTCTCCCTCAAATTCATCTTCGATTAGTGGTACCTTTGACCTAGCCCTGTTCACCAAGAACATCAACCCTACGTCATCGTCTGCAGTTTCCGATTCAAGTAAATGGTCGATAGCTACCTTCTCTGATAACTTGGGTtccacatcaccaccaaatTTTACCCACTGATGAAGATCATCTCTAACCATATTTTCATAGTCAGTAAATTCATCTCTTCCTTTATCGGTCTTCAGAATATCATAATTTGTTGCGAAAAGCTTCCAAAGTGTCCCCACTTTTACGCCATACTCTCTAATAAATGCCTTTGTGTACCTAAACAAGTTCGGCACAGTCCAGTAAATTTCAGGTATAATCATGGTGAATGCatactttttatttcttctatgcatttcaaaaaatggaTCATATGTCAAATCACAGAAAAACTCCACATCAGGTTCTAACCTCCAATACCATTCATATTTCTGCATCAATGGATGTTTGTAAAATATGCCCGAATAGAACCGACACATCTTATGGTATGATTCCATATTACCATACAAGATACCTCTGTCTCCCTGATCGGTTATGGCATTCTGATATTCGAATGTGTTTCTTACTTCTTCTGGAAACTCCCATTGACTTTCATCTAGTGTACCAAATTCGATATCAGCATCTGTAGCTTCACGTATTGATTTCTTAAATTCTTCGCTGAACGGTTCGTCATTCAGGAACACGTATGGGTATTTAAACCATTGATTGAAATGCGCTTCAATGCTATTCATTGAAGACAATACATCCTTCAATTCGTTATTCCGCGTAAGCATGACAAAGGCTGCATTCATCTTCTTATATTCTGGTGCTTGTAAATATCCCTCTGTGTTCACACAACCATAGTAGAATGGTGCATCTCTTTCGGTACCCAAATCCTGCTCGGAGTAAAATCGTATATCAGTTCGAGAAGGGTAAGTAAAATATAAGAATGTCCCACAAATAATGGCTGtaatatacatatatatcgCAATGGTTGACAATAGCCAATCTAATACTTCCTCTACTGCATCATTTACCCACCTTTTGACCTTTACCCTCATCCTTGACTTGGTATTAATACAACTGCTTCGAAGTTTGATAGATAGTTTAAATAACCATCAGTTGGCAAACGGTATAATCCCCACTAGTTACAATAGATTTAATATCCAAACACATATAGCTAGTCCTAAGTCCAAACTTCTTATCTTTTATCATAGTAGTCATTATCTGGatcaattttataattttttttttcactctATTtagagctcatcgcgatgagctttccagcttttttttcactcaCAGTATAATAGACTTTAATAAAGGCTGTGTATTGTAAAACAGCGATACAAATGGTGTGACATAACAGACTACAAAACAAAGGAATAATCTATATTATCAATAAGTGCTTGCTACTATGGTGTTGGAGTTAGTTGTACGAGATTTGAAACTGCTCAAACCAATAAAGACTatattagaaaatgaagGCTTGTTTGTTAAGCCTATATATTCTGAAGGTGAAGACAAGATCATTAGAACACGGATCAGTGATTCAAACCATCAATTGCTAGAGAGTCTCGGTACTGGAGTTCTGATACGTGAAATCGATGGCCCGGTTATACAATCTCATACCAAGAATGACATAACGGAGTTCACAAGACACTTTTTCGAGGGAAAATTGGAAAATGCAACTGTAATTAAATTACTTGAGGTATTGCCTGTTAAATATACAGTATTTCCACCATTACTATTGTTCAATTACTCCAAACAGAGATCTTTTTTGAATGAACTTTGGCAGCAGACGGTACCGTCTGAGCTTATGGATCAATTCTACCAGGCGATGCTATCAGCGCCATTCCTAGCCAACAAGAAAGTTTCACATATAGCTACAAATATGCCCATAATAGAGTCAGATGTAATGCGGAGGCCCTTTAACATAGTACCATTGTATGGTTTTAAAAATAGTATACCGAACGAGGACAAGATATGGGACTCACCTAGCGCTCAGGATTTCCAAGATGCATTGTGGTGCCAAGTGAATCAAAATGGGATAGAGCAAGTGTGGGCTCCCCAATTTACCATGTTCAGTAGAGGAAATataaaagagaagaaacGTATCTTAGATACTTTTACTGACATTGAAGGAAATGATGTGGTGGACATGTACTCCGGAATAGGCTATTTCACTTTAAGTTACCTCACTAGGAATGCCCGTACTGTATTTGCATTCGAATTAAACCCATGGAGTGTGGAAGGTCTCAAACGAGGTCTCAAGGCTAACAGGATCGACCAGAATAGATGTCATATATTTAATGAAAGCAATGCCAACTGTTTGACAAGAATAAAAGAGTATGCAAGCATACACGGACCACCACACATAAGACACATTAACCTGGGACTGCTCCCAAGCTCAAGAGATGGCTGGCCATTGGCTGTACAACTCTACAGATACCAATTACAGTTCAGTACGGACAGGATAACGATACATATCCATGAAAACGTCCACATAGACCATATACGTGATAATAGCTTCATCGCAAACACAGTAGCCCAATTACAGGAAATCGACTCGGAACTAACATACACACCAACTCACTTGGAGCAGATAAAGACATTTGCTCCAGATGTTTGGCACATATGCCTCGATGTAGATATAGACCACTAGCTATTCATAGGTTACATACGTATATGCCCATATCCATATAGCAATTCATCAACCTTTGCAGCCAGAGGGACCCTTCCCCCATCCAGTGATCCCACTTTTGCCGAACTTGGTCACTTTTCTTGCAGGAAAAATTATCCCGGTGAGTCCTCCGAAAAGCTCAGTTTCCTTGTAATTACTTGTACAGCACAATGAAGGCTTATAATAGcaaaaaacttcaaaattaGTAGCGATAACGAGTTGGACGCCCTCTTTTGGAAGTCTGTTCTGGTTGCAGATGCTTATAGACCCTGGATCAAGCACTTCATTTCATTGGGATTACAGCTTTTCGTTGTAGAAGAAGGCTTTTAACTAACTTGCAAGAGCAACAACTCCACTTGGGAAGGGTTTTCTGTCAAAACCACTGCTAACCtggtttctttttttgtaagCAAACTGGAAATAACATTTGCTGAGTTGCACAAACTTCACATTAAGTTTTAGAGTTTGATAGacagttttctttttaatcttttttttcacattGGGAGCATACTATACAAGATTTTGCAATATTCAGCAATGGGCGATAACGAAGAGGATAGGAGGAAAAAGTTCCTTAATGGATTACAACTGCAGCCGGACCAGGATAATATGTTTTTAGACCAGTATCTAGATCAAGCTGCCGAGTTACAAAGACATCTTCAGGGCAACAACAGCATGAATGGCGATGTATATGAACAAGATAACAATAACCATAATTTCTCGACCGGGCAGAATATACTGAGTGAGTCTACATTTTCACCATCCAGCGACATGTCAAATCCAGTATCTAATCTATTCAACTCCAAGTCTATAAATTTCTCAGATATGCCCTATGAAATGGGTGTGGGCGAGGAGACACCCAATGACGATAGGGATAGACAAGATAGCAATCagaataataacaataatctCATGAATACACCTACTTTAAAGATTGAATGCTTTGATGAGGACGGCGTGTTTCTTCCCGGAGATACAACAAATGACCCTTTTACTCAGGATAGTGGACCCAAATATGATAGCTCGCAAAATATCAACGCTGGTATTGTCAGTGATATGAATAATTTTGAGAATATGGATAGCAattttttggattttggCGGAGATAATCAGGTCTCAAAAGAAGATGGGACTTATCTAGACCTTTATGACAATAACCTAAAGAATGCAAGCACAGAGAAGATTGCATCTTCAAATAACTTGAGTGTGAGTAGAAATTCCGAGGATAACCTCTCCAGAGTTTCATCCACATTGAATAGCCCCTTTATGCAGCCTACAGATAGAAGCGTATCGCCTATACTTTCCCCACCTGTAATGTACCTGGGAGACCATTCCCACactgatgataatgatgacGTTGTAAGCATTCTGTCGAATAACTCTAATATACTATTACCGGTAAATTCGCATGGTTACAAGTACGTGACTGACTTCAATCAGCTAGGGCAATTAATTGGAGGAGATCCATTTGAACTTGACTTCAATGGAGATAACGACATTATAAATTCTAATGACTTGAAAGTTGATGCTGAAACGCTACTAAATTCAGAGAACGTTCACCTACAGGCTCCTCAACCCAATAACAATAgtagtaataataataacgTTTCGTCACCATCGGGCTCAAATAAGATGCCTACAACCccaataatttcaattgaggaatatgatgataataataaaaactcTAACGATGATGAGTATGCGATTGATATGGACTCTTCAAATGCTCTCCAAGAGAATAGAGGTTTCCTCGGTATATCATTACTACCGGCGGAGGACTCGGACGCAACACATGACGAAATATTACAAGGAAGGAAAcaaaagctgaaaaataGAAGGGTATCTCAAAGTAGTTCCCGTAGGTCTTCTCGATCATCCATGCGCAGCTTAACACCTGAAGAAAAAGCCCGTTCATTGAGTTCGAACAGGAATAAATTATTGGAAATGGCTGACTTATTACCAAAATCGCCTTCATCGAACAACGGTTCGAATAATAACTCTAGAAGATCTTCCTTCTATGAGGAAAGTGAAGATATTTCCATGGATACCAACATATCCGAAAAtaacaataccaacaaTAATACTGGCACCGATTATGTATGTGAAGTTTGTGGGAAAGTTTTCTCTCGACCATATAACCTGAAGTCACATTTGAGAACACATACAGATGAAAAGCCATACCAATGCTCTATATGTGGGAAGGCATTTGCAAGACAGCACGATAAAAAGAGGCACGAGGATTTGCATACTGGTAAAAAACGGTATGTATGTGGTGGTAAATTGAAGGATGGTACTTTTTGGGGGTGTGGTAAGAAGTTTGCAAGAAGTGATGCCTTAGGTAGACATTTTAAGACGAGTAGCGGGAGGAAATGTATCACCCCACTATACGAAGAGACCGCAAGAGAGAGGAATCTCCCTAGTATAGACGATACGAATATTCAAGCAACTGAGATGGGTGTTACTTTGGAATAAATTAACACAAACCTCCAGtatttttaatgataaatttttttcttcagaaTCAAGATTGTGATGAGATATAAGCATAAAGATCATAAGATAGTTGGTAATTACAAGGAGATTAACATCCTGATATAAGGCAGTTTTAAATACAAAAGTCTATATAAACTACTTAAATAGAGTTGTAACAATATTGGGCACTATTACTATAGCAATAGTTATTTATTTTCGAATATTTTTATGTACGGAAAAGATAGGGACtctaaatattttcaaacaAATGAAATTTAGTCAAAGCAAGACATGCATAAGGGCATCGATCACAGTGGCTAGCACGTATGGGTCCtaaatttatttcaaaattgtcAAAAGGTTTAGGAATTAACCACTGAACTGTTGAAAATAATCTAGTCTGTTCCTAAAGTCAGTTCAATTAGCACTTCCAGTTGTTTGAATCTAAGGAAATAAGGGGTTGCCAACGCATTTAAGACAAATTAAGTAACTATCAgttaaacaaaatatagTTCATGATGTCAGCATCTGATGATCAGTTGCAAGCAGAACTACAAGCCGAATTACAAAGgtttcaaaactttcaGAATGGTTTGTTGAATAGGAATTTAAACACACCTGTAAGTGTTACCAAAGTGATAACGAATGGCACAGAGACAATAAAGCCACAAACTTTACAGACATATTTAGATAATACTATCTTGCAGGCAACTACTCTGAAGCAATTGGTTAAAAATGCTGATTTCCTGAGTGCAAAGCTCGTTCAGCATGGATTGGCCCAGGACGTGTACCAAAATTTTAGCACTAATGAAAAGGTCATGAGTCCTAGCGCAGAGAATCCAATTCCTATAATAGATGTTATATCacaattgaatattttacCAGTCAAGAAATTTGTTGCTAAAACAGGTACTAATGTAGGCAATAACGAGGGTGAAGGTTACTTAGAATTTCAGTTGAGAAACGTTTTTGGTAATGGTGAATCTCTAAGACTTGATATGTTAAGAGGTACTGCAAAAAACTCCTCGATGCTGGCGTCTTTTGTGAAGCCCATAAACCCCTATCATGTACTGGATCTTAACATATATAAGCATTCCAAAAATTTGGGTAATATATGCCCTTTAGATTTGCATTTTAATGGTGGGAAAATGAGCATAAAAAGTGAATTAGGCAACACCCAAAAGAGGATCAATCAAGAGTGGTTTTATGAAGGCGTTACAAGGACTACAAAGGTTACCTCTGATCATGCATCAGATACATTACTATTTCAGGCAGGTACTGATTTCAAAAGTTCAATTGGACATACTTACGCAATTGACACCAGAGATAGCGTTATGGCACCAAATAGAGGTAATCTATTCAAACTAAATAATGAAGTGGCACTTGGGAAATACTGGAAGAGTCAATTTGAGCTTTCGAAAGTGCAAAGTTGGTTTAAAAATGATTTCATaactacaacaacaactttGAAGGGTGGTTATTTGGGCAACTTTCATCCAGACAAAAAA
This is a stretch of genomic DNA from Nakaseomyces glabratus chromosome M, complete sequence. It encodes these proteins:
- the CRZ1 gene encoding DNA-binding transcription factor CRZ1 (CAGL0M06831g~Transcription factor; downstream component of the calcineurin signaling pathway) gives rise to the protein MGDNEEDRRKKFLNGLQLQPDQDNMFLDQYLDQAAELQRHLQGNNSMNGDVYEQDNNNHNFSTGQNILSESTFSPSSDMSNPVSNLFNSKSINFSDMPYEMGVGEETPNDDRDRQDSNQNNNNNLMNTPTLKIECFDEDGVFLPGDTTNDPFTQDSGPKYDSSQNINAGIVSDMNNFENMDSNFLDFGGDNQVSKEDGTYLDLYDNNLKNASTEKIASSNNLSVSRNSEDNLSRVSSTLNSPFMQPTDRSVSPILSPPVMYLGDHSHTDDNDDVVSILSNNSNILLPVNSHGYKYVTDFNQLGQLIGGDPFELDFNGDNDIINSNDLKVDAETLLNSENVHLQAPQPNNNSSNNNNVSSPSGSNKMPTTPIISIEEYDDNNKNSNDDEYAIDMDSSNALQENRGFLGISLLPAEDSDATHDEILQGRKQKLKNRRVSQSSSRRSSRSSMRSLTPEEKARSLSSNRNKLLEMADLLPKSPSSNNGSNNNSRRSSFYEESEDISMDTNISENNNTNNNTGTDYVCEVCGKVFSRPYNLKSHLRTHTDEKPYQCSICGKAFARQHDKKRHEDLHTGKKRYVCGGKLKDGTFWGCGKKFARSDALGRHFKTSSGRKCITPLYEETARERNLPSIDDTNIQATEMGVTLE
- a CDS encoding glycosyltransferase family 15 protein (CAGL0M06787g~Ortholog(s) have cytosol, endoplasmic reticulum, nucleus localization), which encodes MRVKVKRWVNDAVEEVLDWLLSTIAIYMYITAIICGTFLYFTYPSRTDIRFYSEQDLGTERDAPFYYGCVNTEGYLQAPEYKKMNAAFVMLTRNNELKDVLSSMNSIEAHFNQWFKYPYVFLNDEPFSEEFKKSIREATDADIEFGTLDESQWEFPEEVRNTFEYQNAITDQGDRGILYGNMESYHKMCRFYSGIFYKHPLMQKYEWYWRLEPDVEFFCDLTYDPFFEMHRRNKKYAFTMIIPEIYWTVPNLFRYTKAFIREYGVKVGTLWKLFATNYDILKTDKGRDEFTDYENMVRDDLHQWVKFGGDVEPKLSEKVAIDHLLESETADDDVGLMFLVNRARSKVPLIEDEFEGEEYNLCHFWSNFEIARLDVFDNEVYNSYFQYLEASGGFWKERWGDAPVHSIGLALTLDVDDIHYFRDIGYMHSILKHCPKNSPDLNEFQYKPANKKYKRSSWTRYDTPIEGGSGCRCRCPSKPAEVEDTITFCFEKWMDVTHLKKGEVELYQLFNIEEKEEMVRNDFERHHQQQNQ
- the SAM50 gene encoding SAM complex subunit SAM50 (CAGL0M06853g~Ortholog(s) have protein channel activity and role in cellular protein complex assembly, protein import into mitochondrial outer membrane) translates to MMSASDDQLQAELQAELQRFQNFQNGLLNRNLNTPVSVTKVITNGTETIKPQTLQTYLDNTILQATTLKQLVKNADFLSAKLVQHGLAQDVYQNFSTNEKVMSPSAENPIPIIDVISQLNILPVKKFVAKTGTNVGNNEGEGYLEFQLRNVFGNGESLRLDMLRGTAKNSSMLASFVKPINPYHVLDLNIYKHSKNLGNICPLDLHFNGGKMSIKSELGNTQKRINQEWFYEGVTRTTKVTSDHASDTLLFQAGTDFKSSIGHTYAIDTRDSVMAPNRGNLFKLNNEVALGKYWKSQFELSKVQSWFKNDFITTTTTLKGGYLGNFHPDKKTLHINDKFMSGGPNDIRSFQSFGVGPKDLQDAIGGDTFLSYGVSIFSKLPIKKFEDSHFRLHWFFNGGKLINHQNKPVIDTLHDLSRQHSTSVGCGIVLRHPVARFELNFSLPLTVSTEDSLRKGFQFGLGMSFL
- the TRM12 gene encoding tRNA(Phe) (4-demethylwyosine(37)-C(7)) aminocarboxypropyltransferase (CAGL0M06809g~Ortholog(s) have cytosol, nucleus localization), with product MVLELVVRDLKLLKPIKTILENEGLFVKPIYSEGEDKIIRTRISDSNHQLLESLGTGVLIREIDGPVIQSHTKNDITEFTRHFFEGKLENATVIKLLEVLPVKYTVFPPLLLFNYSKQRSFLNELWQQTVPSELMDQFYQAMLSAPFLANKKVSHIATNMPIIESDVMRRPFNIVPLYGFKNSIPNEDKIWDSPSAQDFQDALWCQVNQNGIEQVWAPQFTMFSRGNIKEKKRILDTFTDIEGNDVVDMYSGIGYFTLSYLTRNARTVFAFELNPWSVEGLKRGLKANRIDQNRCHIFNESNANCLTRIKEYASIHGPPHIRHINLGLLPSSRDGWPLAVQLYRYQLQFSTDRITIHIHENVHIDHIRDNSFIANTVAQLQEIDSELTYTPTHLEQIKTFAPDVWHICLDVDIDH